One part of the Candidatus Bathyarchaeota archaeon genome encodes these proteins:
- a CDS encoding PadR family transcriptional regulator, whose product MFDGSPSLPPFRHWLRHMAAVPKGFLRSQVLELLSERPLSGSEIIDEIGKRTNGCWRPSPGSVYPLLAWLQDNGCIREVPAGESGIRRYNLTDKGRQLLEEQRKARIHLRKGWGLLAPSLLDPFWLSFPSGEAEELREAFRRLHRAFFSLCTGLEEKFSEQAVREGLRVLNETARTLEEISERLRSGDVSHG is encoded by the coding sequence ATGTTCGACGGTTCCCCATCGCTCCCACCGTTCCGGCATTGGCTGAGGCATATGGCCGCCGTGCCCAAGGGATTCCTCCGCTCCCAGGTGCTCGAGCTCCTGAGCGAGAGGCCCCTCTCCGGCTCGGAGATAATCGATGAGATCGGAAAACGGACCAATGGATGCTGGAGACCCAGCCCGGGGTCCGTCTATCCGCTCCTAGCCTGGCTTCAGGACAACGGCTGCATAAGGGAGGTGCCGGCCGGGGAAAGCGGGATAAGACGGTATAACCTCACAGATAAGGGAAGGCAACTCCTCGAGGAGCAGCGGAAGGCGCGGATCCATCTCCGTAAGGGTTGGGGGCTCCTCGCTCCGTCACTCCTCGATCCTTTTTGGCTAAGTTTCCCTTCGGGGGAGGCTGAGGAGCTGCGGGAAGCCTTTAGGCGGCTGCATAGGGCTTTCTTCAGCCTCTGCACGGGCTTAGAAGAAAAGTTTTCGGAGCAGGCCGTGAGGGAGGGCTTGAGGGTTTTGAACGAAACCGCTCGAACGCTTGAGGAGATAAGTGAAAGGCTGCGGAGTGGGGATGTAAGCCATGGCTGA